A stretch of Miscanthus floridulus cultivar M001 chromosome 13, ASM1932011v1, whole genome shotgun sequence DNA encodes these proteins:
- the LOC136501782 gene encoding indole-2-monooxygenase-like, with the protein MSHLEVAYQLTSSPLVLAQWLLLLLVPLLLLLHYYASRRSRSSRRHGSSCSDDDKQQLPPSPPGLPIIGHLHLIGDLPHVSLRDLSAKHGRDGLMLLHLGAATTLIVSSPQAAEAIMRTHDHVFASRLVSTVSDDLMYGSSDIAFSPYGEHWRQARKLVTTHLLTVKKVHSYRSARKEEVHHVLAYVQEAAAAGTAVDMGMMMNTFANDIVSRAVTGKFFRAEGRNKLFRELVDANTALFGGFNLEYYFPGLARSLGFLSRRFLRNRAHETHKRWDELLETILSDHERRDSTHRHDGGDFTDVLLSVQKEYGMTRDHVKAILVDMFAAGTDTSSLVVELAMAELMRNPQQMAKLQGEVRKHTPEGQETVEEENLSNMPYLRAVVKETLRLHPPAPLLVPRVSMADCVVVDGGYYVPSGTRVILNAWALGRDPESWEKPEEFMPERFMDGGSAAAVDFKGNHFQFLPFGAGRRICAGINFGMAAVDIMLANLMYCFDWQLPVGMEEKGVDMTEVFGVTVHLKEKLMLVPVPKLRAT; encoded by the exons ATGAGTCACCTGGAGGTGGCATACCAACTCACCTCTTCACCGTTAGTTCTGGCACAATGGCTCCTATTGCTCCTCGTTCCTCTTCTGCTCCTGCTGCACTACTATGCCTCCCGACGGTCAAGGTCAAGCCGCCGTCATGGCAGCAGCTGCAGCGACGACGACAAGCAGCAGCTTCCGCCTTCGCCTCCGGGGCTGCCCATCATCGGCCACCTTCACCTCATCGGCGACCTCCCGCACGTCTCCCTCCGTGACCTCTCCGCCAAGCATGGCCGCGACGGCCTCATGCTCCTCCACCTCGGCGCCGCCACCACTCTCATCGTGTCATCCCCGCAGGCTGCGGAGGCAATCATGCGCACGCACGACCATGTGTTCGCATCGCGTCTCGTGTCCACGGTCAGCGACGACCTCATGTACGGGTCCTCCGACATCGCCTTCTCCCCGTACGGCGAGCACTGGCGGCAGGCCAGAAAGCTGGTCACCACGCACCTCCTCACCGTCAAGAAAGTGCACTCGTACCGTAGTGCCCGCAAAGAAGAGGTGCACCATGTGCTGGCCTACGTACAggaggcggcagcggcgggcACAGCCGTGGACATGGGCATGATGATGAACACGTTCGCCAACGATATCGTGAGCCGCGCCGTGACGGGCAAGTTCTTCCGGGCAGAAGGCCGGAACAAGCTCTTCCGAGAGCTGGTGGACGCCAACACTGCTCTGTTTGGAGGGTTCAACCTGGAATACTACTTCCCCGGGCTAGCGAGGTCGTTAGGTTTCCTTAGCAGAAGGTTTCTGCGCAACAGGGCCCACGAGACGCACAAGAGATGGGACGAGCTGCTTGAAACTATACTGAGCGACCACGAGAGAAGAGACTCTACGCATCGCCACGACGGAGGTGACTTCACCGATGTGTTGCTCTCCGTTCAGAAAGAGTATGGTATGACCAGAGATCATGTTAAGGCCATCTTGGTG GACATGTTCGCCGCGGGCACAGACACGTCATCCTTGGTCGTGGAGCTCGCCATGGCCGAGCTGATGCGCAACCCACAGCAGATGGCTAAGCTACAAGGTGAAGTGAGAAAGCACACACCAGAGGGACAAGAAACGGTGGAGGAAGAGAACCTATCTAACATGCCCTACCTGAGAGCCGTCGTGAAGGAGACACTGAGGTTGCACCCGCCTGCCCCGCTCCTCGTGCCTCGCGTCTCCATGGCGGACTGCGTCGTCGTCGATGGCGGCTACTATGTCCCCTCCGGCACCAGGGTCATCCTCAACGCATGGGCTCTTGGCAGAGACCCGGAGTCATGGGAGAAGCCGGAGGAGTTCATGCCCGAAAGGTTCATGGACGGTGGCAGCGCTGCCGCCGTCGACTTCAAAGGGAACCACTTCCAGTTCCTGCCGTTCGGAGCTGGACGAAGGATCTGTGCTGGCATCAACTTTGGGATGGCTGCTGTTGATATCATGCTAGCAAACCTCATGTACTGCTTTGACTGGCAGCTGCCCGTCGGCATGGAGGAGAAGGGTGTTGACATGACAGAGGTGTTTGGAGTGACGGTGCATCTAAAGGAGAAGCTCATGCTTGTTCCCGTCCCCAAACTTCGTGCTACTTAG